One Hydrogenophaga crassostreae genomic region harbors:
- a CDS encoding DUF2274 domain-containing protein, with protein sequence MSTSTSTRLRLGPLPKTESVKLTFTCPSDLKAELDRYAALHAQTYGEATDALALIPHMLAEFMARDRGFRRGDAKGKTPLASTKSADAGRALE encoded by the coding sequence ATGAGCACGAGCACGAGCACTAGGCTGCGCCTGGGGCCCCTGCCCAAGACAGAGAGCGTCAAGCTGACCTTCACTTGTCCGTCGGACCTGAAAGCCGAGCTGGATCGCTACGCCGCTCTGCACGCGCAGACCTATGGCGAGGCGACGGATGCTCTGGCGCTGATTCCGCACATGCTGGCGGAGTTCATGGCCAGGGACCGAGGATTCCGGCGAGGAGATGCCAAAGGTAAGACTCCATTGGCGTCGACCAAGTCGGCCGATGCTGGCAGGGCATTGGAATGA
- a CDS encoding TrbI/VirB10 family protein produces MSMHDPAPSGAPGRPAAAKVSPESMALRAQPRPVTRLNRGSLALLAGLLALGVLGATVWSLQPKPRRESNEPAELFNVDRVSRSEGLGQLPADYSKLPQPAPAPVPELGPPLPGDLGPAIVRSQQPVIPSYSPPGHDPAASERDARRKESEQAAAASVFFRNGSQRAATAAPNAAAAGTQSSVPSGMAGFDPMAAGPASTPAQTDGADATASQNRQDQKEAFQKAASTETRNSGSLQLPASPYQVMAGTVIAGALVTGIQSDLPGDVIATVTEPVYDTATGKHLLIPQGSRILGRYNSQVSYGQSRVQVVWNRVILPDTSSLTLDNLVGSDPAGRAGLEDGVDWHWDRVFAGAALTSLLGIGAELAAPENRQDGNRIVIAGRDSLQDSVNQIGQEVTRRNLNIQPTLTARPGLPMRVIVNRDLVLRPYQPLFFVRGAPR; encoded by the coding sequence ATGTCCATGCACGACCCCGCACCGTCAGGTGCGCCTGGCCGCCCTGCAGCGGCCAAGGTGTCGCCCGAATCGATGGCGCTGCGCGCCCAGCCACGCCCGGTGACCCGACTCAATCGCGGCAGTCTCGCGCTGCTCGCGGGCCTGCTAGCCTTGGGCGTGCTGGGAGCAACGGTCTGGTCGCTGCAGCCCAAGCCTCGCCGGGAGTCCAACGAGCCAGCCGAGCTGTTCAATGTTGATCGCGTCTCGCGCTCCGAAGGCCTGGGGCAGTTGCCGGCGGATTACTCCAAGTTGCCGCAACCCGCCCCGGCACCGGTGCCGGAGTTGGGGCCACCCTTGCCCGGCGACCTGGGCCCAGCCATCGTCAGGTCACAACAGCCGGTGATCCCGAGCTATTCGCCACCGGGACACGACCCTGCCGCGTCAGAGCGCGATGCCCGGCGCAAGGAGTCCGAGCAGGCTGCTGCTGCGTCGGTGTTCTTTCGCAATGGTTCGCAGCGCGCGGCAACTGCTGCGCCGAACGCTGCGGCGGCTGGCACCCAGAGCTCGGTGCCCAGCGGCATGGCGGGTTTTGACCCCATGGCAGCTGGCCCCGCGTCCACGCCAGCGCAGACCGACGGTGCCGACGCCACGGCGTCACAGAACCGCCAAGACCAAAAGGAGGCTTTCCAGAAAGCCGCTTCCACGGAAACACGCAATTCCGGCTCACTGCAACTGCCCGCATCGCCGTATCAGGTGATGGCGGGGACGGTGATTGCCGGGGCCTTGGTCACCGGCATCCAGTCCGACCTGCCCGGCGACGTGATCGCCACGGTCACCGAGCCGGTCTACGACACCGCAACCGGCAAGCACCTGCTGATCCCGCAGGGATCTCGCATCCTCGGGCGCTACAACAGCCAGGTGAGCTATGGCCAGAGCCGGGTGCAGGTGGTGTGGAACCGGGTGATCCTGCCCGACACGTCGTCACTGACACTGGACAACCTGGTGGGTTCCGACCCTGCCGGCCGGGCCGGGCTCGAAGATGGCGTGGACTGGCACTGGGATCGCGTCTTCGCAGGGGCCGCACTGACCTCGCTGCTGGGCATCGGTGCCGAGCTGGCCGCCCCCGAAAACCGCCAGGACGGCAACCGCATCGTGATCGCGGGGCGCGACAGCCTGCAAGACAGCGTGAACCAGATTGGCCAGGAGGTGACTCGGCGCAACCTGAACATCCAACCAACACTGACCGCGCGACCGGGTTTGCCCATGCGCGTCATCGTCAACCGAGACCTGGTGCTGCGGCCCTACCAGCCACTGTTCTTTGTTCGAGGAGCGCCGCGATGA
- the trbE gene encoding conjugal transfer protein TrbE, giving the protein MLNLTEYRQRPALLADWLSWAGLVAPGVVLNKDGSFQRTARFRGPDLDSATQGELVATSSRLNNALRRLGSGWVLYVDAERRPAADYPRSDFPDALSWLVDEERRAAFEESASHFESRYHLTLQYLPPEESRARAASLLYENRSSNGVDWRERLAAFIAETDRVFDLLDGVMPEIAWLQDADTLSYLRTTVSPRTYPVAVPEVPFHLDALLADAPLLGGLAPMLGDAHLRVATVRGFPTSTWPGVLDDLNRLGFGYRWSTRFLCMDKAEAEKELGRLRRQWFAKRKNVLALLRETLFQQESPLVDTDAGNKAADADAALQELGSDQVAFGYVTATVTVLDADASAADEKLRMIERVIQGRGFVTIPETLNAVEAWLSSIPGNAYANVRQPIVSTLNLAHLMPVSAVWAGPERNRHLDGPPLVVTRTEGSTPFRLVTHVGDVGHTLVVGPTGMGKSVLLALLALQFRRYPGSRIFAFDMGRSMRATVLGLGGEHYDLGSDGDIAFQPLAGIDQEGYRSWAAEWVEGRLVHEGVAVGPDEKAAIWSALGSLAGAPREQRTLTGLSVLLQSNALRQALAPYVLGGAHGKLLDADHDRLGTADVQCIEMEELMGSRAAVMAVLGYLFARFEARFDGAPTLLMLDESWLFLDDPVFAARIRQWLKTLRKKNVSVLFATQSLADIQGSSIAPAIVESCASRIFLPNPQATEPQVRSIYEAFGLNRRQIEIVATAVPKRDYYYQSRLGNRLFDLDLGPVALAFAGASTPQDQRLIDEVLASNPPESFAPAWLHRRGLDWAVELFHQHTHHQPGHARPSGETP; this is encoded by the coding sequence ATGCTCAACCTCACCGAGTACCGACAACGCCCTGCCCTGCTGGCCGACTGGTTGTCCTGGGCGGGATTGGTCGCCCCCGGCGTGGTGCTGAACAAGGACGGATCGTTCCAGCGCACCGCGCGCTTTCGGGGGCCGGACCTGGACAGCGCAACGCAGGGCGAGCTGGTGGCCACCAGCTCGCGCCTGAACAACGCGCTGCGCCGCCTGGGTTCGGGCTGGGTGCTGTACGTGGACGCCGAGCGCCGGCCGGCCGCGGACTACCCGCGCTCGGACTTCCCGGACGCCCTTTCGTGGCTGGTGGACGAAGAGCGGCGCGCCGCCTTCGAGGAATCGGCCAGCCACTTCGAGAGCCGCTACCACCTCACGTTGCAGTACCTGCCGCCCGAAGAGTCGCGCGCACGAGCCGCCAGCCTGCTCTACGAAAACCGCTCCAGCAACGGTGTGGACTGGCGCGAACGGCTGGCAGCCTTCATCGCAGAGACCGATCGCGTGTTCGACCTGCTCGACGGCGTGATGCCAGAGATCGCCTGGCTGCAGGACGCGGACACGCTGAGCTACCTGCGCACCACGGTGTCGCCACGCACCTACCCGGTGGCCGTGCCCGAAGTGCCCTTCCACCTGGATGCGCTCCTGGCCGATGCTCCCCTGCTCGGCGGTCTGGCGCCCATGCTGGGTGACGCGCATCTGCGGGTGGCCACGGTGCGCGGGTTCCCCACGTCCACCTGGCCTGGTGTGCTGGACGACCTGAACCGGCTGGGCTTCGGGTACCGCTGGTCCACGCGCTTCCTGTGCATGGACAAGGCCGAGGCGGAGAAGGAGCTGGGCCGCCTACGTCGACAGTGGTTTGCCAAGCGCAAGAACGTGCTGGCCCTGTTGCGCGAGACGCTGTTCCAGCAGGAGTCGCCGCTGGTGGACACCGACGCCGGCAACAAGGCCGCCGACGCCGACGCTGCCCTGCAGGAGCTGGGCAGCGACCAGGTGGCCTTCGGCTACGTGACCGCCACGGTCACGGTGCTCGACGCAGACGCAAGCGCAGCCGACGAGAAGCTGCGAATGATCGAGCGCGTGATCCAGGGACGCGGCTTCGTCACCATCCCGGAGACGCTGAACGCGGTGGAGGCCTGGCTGTCGTCGATCCCGGGCAACGCCTACGCTAACGTGCGCCAGCCCATCGTCTCGACGCTGAACCTGGCGCACCTGATGCCGGTGTCAGCCGTGTGGGCCGGACCGGAACGCAACCGGCACCTGGACGGCCCGCCTCTGGTCGTGACCCGCACCGAAGGCTCCACGCCGTTCCGGCTGGTGACCCACGTGGGCGACGTGGGCCACACCCTGGTGGTGGGACCGACGGGCATGGGCAAATCGGTGCTGCTGGCCTTGCTGGCCCTGCAGTTCCGGCGCTACCCCGGTTCGCGCATCTTCGCGTTCGACATGGGCCGTTCGATGCGCGCCACGGTGCTGGGCCTCGGTGGCGAGCACTACGACCTGGGCAGTGACGGCGACATCGCCTTCCAGCCGCTGGCAGGCATCGACCAGGAGGGCTACCGCAGCTGGGCCGCCGAGTGGGTCGAAGGCCGGTTGGTGCACGAGGGCGTGGCCGTGGGGCCGGACGAGAAGGCCGCGATCTGGTCGGCACTGGGCAGCCTAGCCGGCGCGCCGCGCGAGCAGCGCACGCTCACCGGGCTGTCGGTGCTGCTGCAGTCCAATGCGCTGCGCCAGGCGCTCGCGCCCTACGTGCTGGGCGGCGCGCACGGCAAGCTGCTGGACGCCGACCACGACCGCCTGGGCACGGCCGACGTGCAGTGCATCGAGATGGAAGAGCTGATGGGCAGCCGTGCGGCGGTGATGGCCGTGCTGGGCTACCTGTTCGCACGCTTCGAGGCGCGCTTCGATGGTGCCCCCACCCTGCTGATGCTGGACGAGTCCTGGCTGTTCCTGGACGACCCGGTGTTCGCGGCGCGCATCCGCCAGTGGCTCAAGACGCTGCGCAAGAAGAACGTGTCGGTGCTGTTCGCCACGCAAAGCCTAGCCGACATCCAGGGGTCGAGCATCGCGCCGGCCATCGTGGAGAGCTGCGCGAGCCGCATCTTTCTGCCCAACCCGCAGGCCACCGAACCGCAGGTGCGATCGATCTACGAGGCCTTCGGCCTGAACCGCCGGCAGATCGAGATCGTGGCCACCGCCGTGCCCAAGCGCGACTACTACTACCAGTCGCGGCTGGGCAACCGCCTGTTCGACCTGGACCTTGGCCCCGTGGCGCTGGCCTTCGCGGGCGCCTCCACGCCGCAGGACCAGCGCCTGATCGACGAGGTGCTGGCTTCAAACCCACCCGAGAGCTTCGCGCCGGCCTGGCTGCACCGCCGTGGCCTGGACTGGGCGGTCGAACTCTTTCACCAACACACCCACCACCAACCCGGGCATGCCCGACCTTCAGGAGAAACGCCATGA
- a CDS encoding helix-turn-helix domain-containing protein, with the protein MTDETINAEQCAELLHCTEQRIEELTRTGELPGMKFGRGWIYVKADLLAYIADRARKEAEERRQDLNARKSVPRLDIPVKPRRQTPPPLPVPAKAFAQGPRP; encoded by the coding sequence ATGACCGACGAAACGATCAACGCCGAACAGTGCGCCGAGCTCCTGCACTGCACCGAGCAACGAATCGAGGAACTGACCCGAACCGGCGAGCTGCCGGGGATGAAATTCGGCCGCGGCTGGATCTACGTGAAGGCCGACCTGCTGGCCTACATTGCCGATCGCGCCCGGAAAGAGGCGGAAGAGCGGCGCCAGGACCTCAACGCACGAAAGTCGGTCCCGCGCCTGGACATACCGGTCAAGCCGCGGCGACAGACGCCTCCACCGCTTCCGGTGCCGGCCAAAGCCTTTGCGCAAGGTCCACGCCCCTGA
- a CDS encoding VirB3 family type IV secretion system protein gives MSGAAEQASLASGFEIPLHRSLTEPILMGGAPRTVAIANGTLAAAVGLGLQLWIPGIVLWIVGHSLAVWGARLDPQFMAVFARHIKHKPLLDV, from the coding sequence ATGAGCGGCGCTGCAGAGCAGGCCAGCCTCGCCAGCGGCTTCGAGATCCCGCTGCACCGCTCGCTGACCGAGCCCATCCTGATGGGCGGCGCGCCGCGCACCGTGGCCATCGCCAACGGCACGCTGGCCGCCGCCGTGGGACTGGGCCTGCAGCTGTGGATTCCGGGCATCGTGTTGTGGATCGTGGGCCATTCGCTGGCGGTCTGGGGCGCGCGGCTCGATCCGCAGTTCATGGCGGTGTTTGCCCGGCACATCAAGCACAAGCCTCTGCTGGACGTGTGA
- the trbB gene encoding P-type conjugative transfer ATPase TrbB: MTAAPPTPERTTLDRRVRMLRTAMGPMIAAALEDLDVVEVLLNPDGSLWLDRLSTGRAPTGVTLSAADGERIIRLVAAHVGAEVHRGRPLLTAELPETGERFEGVLPPAAPGPAFALRKRAVGVIPLERYVADGMMTAEQASFLRQAVHERLNILIAGGTSTGKTTLANALLAEIATTGDRVLVLEDTIELQCAARDHVPLRTRAGAVSMAELVRATMRLRPDRVVVGEVRGGEALDLVKVWGTGHPGGIATIHAGSALGALLRLEQLILEVAVNPPRALIVEAVNVVIYIAGRGRKRHIETIARVSGHDSTGYHLGALDAPFPELPAPSPLAPFSSSPSVADSPTSTLPGELP, encoded by the coding sequence ATGACGGCCGCACCACCCACCCCCGAGAGGACCACGCTCGATCGCCGGGTCCGCATGCTGCGCACGGCCATGGGGCCAATGATCGCGGCCGCGCTCGAAGACCTGGACGTGGTGGAAGTTCTGCTCAACCCTGATGGCTCGCTATGGTTGGACCGCCTCTCCACCGGGCGGGCGCCGACGGGCGTCACGCTTTCGGCTGCCGATGGCGAACGGATCATTCGCCTGGTGGCGGCCCATGTCGGTGCCGAGGTACACCGGGGCCGGCCACTGCTGACGGCTGAGCTGCCCGAAACGGGCGAACGCTTCGAGGGGGTTCTGCCCCCGGCTGCGCCGGGCCCTGCCTTCGCTCTGCGCAAGCGCGCCGTGGGCGTGATCCCGCTCGAACGCTACGTGGCCGACGGCATGATGACGGCGGAGCAGGCCAGTTTCCTGCGCCAGGCCGTGCACGAGCGGCTGAACATCCTGATTGCGGGAGGCACCAGCACCGGTAAGACCACGCTGGCCAACGCGCTGCTGGCCGAGATAGCCACCACGGGGGACCGGGTGCTGGTGCTCGAAGACACCATCGAGCTGCAATGCGCGGCACGCGACCACGTGCCGCTGCGCACGCGCGCGGGCGCTGTGTCCATGGCCGAGCTGGTGCGCGCCACGATGCGGCTGCGTCCTGACCGCGTGGTGGTGGGCGAAGTACGTGGCGGCGAAGCACTGGACCTGGTCAAGGTCTGGGGCACCGGCCACCCCGGCGGCATCGCCACCATCCATGCCGGGTCTGCCCTCGGAGCGCTACTGCGACTCGAACAGCTGATCCTGGAGGTGGCGGTGAACCCGCCGCGTGCGCTGATCGTCGAAGCGGTCAACGTGGTGATCTACATCGCCGGTCGCGGTCGCAAGCGCCACATCGAAACGATTGCCCGCGTCAGCGGACACGACAGCACTGGCTACCACCTCGGGGCGCTCGATGCGCCCTTCCCGGAGCTGCCAGCGCCATCGCCACTTGCGCCGTTTTCCTCCTCGCCTTCCGTGGCGGATTCCCCTACCTCAACCCTGCCTGGAGAACTTCCATGA
- the trbF gene encoding conjugal transfer protein TrbF: protein MRFKRPQVRYADTPQPATPYQSAAQAWDERIGSARVQARNWRLMAFGCLSLALLMAGGLVWRSAQSIVTPYVVEVDQAGQVRTVGEAASPYRPGDAQIAHHLARFVTLVRSLSIDPIVVRQNWLDAYDYTTDRGAAVLNEYARTNDPFVRVGKESATVQITSVVRASDASFNVRWTEQRFVNGAPTGTERWTAVVSTVLQTPRTEQRLRKNPLGIYVNGLSWSRELDANEGSKP, encoded by the coding sequence ATGCGATTCAAACGACCGCAGGTGCGCTATGCCGACACGCCGCAGCCTGCCACCCCCTACCAATCGGCCGCGCAGGCATGGGACGAGCGCATCGGATCGGCCCGCGTGCAGGCCCGCAACTGGCGCCTGATGGCCTTTGGCTGCCTGTCGCTGGCCTTGCTGATGGCCGGCGGTCTGGTCTGGCGCTCGGCGCAATCTATCGTGACCCCCTACGTGGTGGAGGTGGATCAGGCAGGCCAGGTGCGCACCGTGGGCGAAGCCGCGTCACCCTACCGCCCCGGCGATGCGCAGATCGCGCACCACCTGGCCCGCTTCGTGACGCTGGTGCGTTCGCTGTCTATCGACCCGATCGTGGTGCGGCAGAACTGGCTGGACGCCTACGACTACACGACCGACCGCGGGGCCGCCGTGCTCAACGAATACGCCCGCACCAACGATCCCTTCGTGCGGGTAGGCAAGGAGTCGGCGACGGTGCAGATCACCAGCGTGGTCCGGGCCAGCGACGCCTCGTTCAACGTGCGCTGGACCGAGCAGCGCTTCGTCAACGGCGCACCGACCGGCACAGAGCGGTGGACGGCCGTGGTCTCGACCGTGCTTCAGACGCCGCGCACCGAGCAGCGTCTGCGCAAGAACCCCCTGGGCATCTACGTCAACGGCCTGTCCTGGAGCCGCGAACTGGATGCGAACGAAGGAAGCAAACCATGA
- the trbL gene encoding P-type conjugative transfer protein TrbL, translated as MNDVAVIDRFLNTFSTYIDSGFGLLNGEVAFLTATLVAIDMTLAGLFWAMGHATGQGEDVMAKLIRKVLYVGAFAYIIGNFNSLSGIVFHSFAGLGLQASGSGMSLATFLQPGHLAKAGIDAAAPILQQISDLSGFPEVFINIAPIVVLFLAWLTVIVSFFVLAVQLFVTLLEFKLTTLAGFVLVPFALWNKTTFLAEKVLGNVVSSGIKVLVLAVIVGIGTGLFAQFQTAPAEPSIDHALVVMLASLSLLGLGIFGPGIASGLVSGAPQLGAGAAAGTALGATGLAVAGGAAVAGAGAAVAAGTRMAPGAARAAIGSGASAARSASGLAAGAKSAYEAGAAASSGGPLRAAGAGVANVARTGASAVGQKLAEGAKAVKDKVSGFVAEAAAPAAAGAESTATASSKPPPATEPAWAQRMRRRQQMGRAATTAAHTLRGGDGGGSGSGPSLRDSDS; from the coding sequence ATGAACGACGTCGCCGTCATCGACCGCTTCCTGAACACCTTCTCCACCTACATCGACTCGGGTTTCGGGTTGCTGAACGGCGAGGTCGCCTTCCTCACCGCCACGCTGGTGGCCATCGACATGACCCTGGCCGGCCTGTTCTGGGCCATGGGCCATGCCACTGGCCAGGGCGAGGACGTAATGGCGAAGCTGATCCGCAAGGTGCTTTACGTGGGTGCCTTCGCCTACATCATTGGCAACTTCAACAGCCTGTCGGGCATCGTGTTCCACTCGTTCGCCGGCCTGGGCCTGCAGGCCAGCGGCTCGGGCATGAGCCTGGCCACCTTCCTGCAGCCGGGCCACCTGGCCAAGGCCGGCATCGATGCGGCGGCCCCCATCCTGCAGCAGATCAGCGACCTGTCCGGCTTTCCGGAGGTGTTCATCAACATCGCTCCCATCGTGGTGCTGTTCCTGGCCTGGCTCACGGTGATCGTGAGTTTCTTCGTGCTGGCCGTGCAGCTCTTCGTGACACTGCTGGAGTTCAAGCTGACGACGCTGGCCGGCTTCGTGCTGGTGCCCTTTGCCTTGTGGAACAAGACCACCTTCCTGGCCGAGAAGGTACTGGGCAACGTGGTGTCATCGGGCATCAAGGTGCTGGTGCTCGCGGTGATCGTGGGCATCGGCACGGGGTTGTTCGCCCAGTTTCAGACAGCACCGGCAGAGCCCTCCATCGACCACGCGTTGGTGGTGATGCTGGCCTCGCTCTCGTTGCTGGGGTTGGGCATCTTCGGGCCCGGCATCGCGAGCGGCCTGGTGTCCGGCGCGCCGCAACTGGGTGCGGGCGCGGCTGCAGGCACAGCGCTGGGCGCCACGGGTCTGGCGGTGGCCGGTGGCGCTGCAGTGGCGGGTGCCGGTGCGGCCGTGGCCGCCGGCACACGCATGGCGCCCGGCGCTGCACGGGCCGCGATCGGCAGTGGCGCTTCGGCGGCCCGTTCAGCCAGTGGCCTCGCGGCCGGCGCGAAATCCGCCTATGAGGCCGGCGCTGCTGCGTCCTCGGGCGGTCCGCTGCGCGCCGCCGGTGCCGGCGTCGCCAACGTGGCCCGCACAGGCGCCAGCGCGGTGGGGCAAAAGCTGGCCGAAGGCGCTAAGGCCGTGAAGGACAAGGTCTCGGGCTTCGTGGCGGAGGCTGCCGCGCCAGCTGCTGCCGGCGCCGAGTCGACCGCCACGGCTTCCTCCAAACCGCCCCCAGCCACCGAGCCGGCCTGGGCGCAGCGCATGCGCCGGCGCCAGCAGATGGGGCGCGCCGCCACGACGGCCGCGCACACCCTGCGCGGTGGCGATGGGGGCGGCTCGGGCAGCGGGCCCAGCCTTCGTGATTCGGATTCCTGA
- the trbG gene encoding P-type conjugative transfer protein TrbG, producing the protein MLFSAIAVAATLMGCASQGTPPPVIPLDEPVMAQPLPEPPKPVEVVAVPQVLPMPSQMKPLPAAQDKPPASEPVDERLRVSRANEEARVAPTRDGYVNAIQVWPYTDGALYQVYAAPGRVTVISLQAGEELVTVAAGDTVRWIVGDTSSGSGNALRANVLVKPVRTGLKTNLVVTTNRRTYLIELTSTEKAWMASVSWDYPKDRMLALQRQAQAAQAAAPVDAGLSLERLRFRYAISGSTPPWKPLRAFDDGDKVYIQFPAGIAQGELPPLFVIGAQGDGQLVNYRFRSPYYIVDRLFGAAELRLGADKGDVVRIERTDGWPPTTRRN; encoded by the coding sequence ATGCTCTTCAGTGCGATCGCTGTTGCCGCCACCCTGATGGGTTGCGCGTCGCAAGGCACGCCACCACCCGTGATCCCGCTGGACGAGCCCGTGATGGCGCAGCCCCTGCCCGAGCCGCCCAAGCCGGTGGAGGTGGTCGCAGTGCCGCAAGTGCTGCCCATGCCCTCGCAGATGAAGCCTCTGCCTGCGGCGCAGGACAAACCGCCCGCGTCCGAGCCCGTGGATGAACGACTGCGGGTATCGCGGGCGAACGAAGAGGCCCGGGTGGCACCGACACGGGATGGCTACGTCAATGCGATCCAGGTCTGGCCCTACACTGACGGTGCGCTGTACCAGGTCTACGCAGCGCCGGGGCGCGTGACGGTGATTTCGCTGCAGGCGGGCGAAGAGCTGGTCACGGTAGCGGCCGGCGACACGGTGCGCTGGATCGTGGGCGACACGTCCAGCGGATCGGGCAATGCGCTGCGCGCGAACGTGCTGGTCAAGCCGGTGCGCACTGGCCTGAAAACCAATCTGGTCGTCACCACCAATCGGCGCACCTACCTGATCGAGCTGACCTCGACCGAGAAGGCATGGATGGCCTCGGTGTCCTGGGACTACCCCAAAGACCGCATGTTGGCCTTGCAACGGCAGGCCCAGGCAGCGCAGGCGGCAGCACCGGTGGACGCCGGGCTGTCGCTGGAGCGCCTGCGCTTTCGCTACGCGATCAGTGGCAGCACGCCGCCGTGGAAGCCCCTGCGGGCCTTCGACGATGGCGACAAGGTCTACATCCAGTTCCCGGCCGGCATCGCACAAGGCGAGTTGCCGCCGCTGTTCGTCATCGGCGCGCAGGGCGACGGGCAGCTGGTGAACTACCGCTTCCGCTCGCCCTACTACATCGTCGACCGCCTGTTTGGTGCGGCGGAACTGCGACTGGGCGCCGACAAGGGCGACGTGGTCCGTATCGAGCGCACGGATGGATGGCCGCCGACCACTCGGAGGAACTGA
- the trbJ gene encoding P-type conjugative transfer protein TrbJ, which produces MSFQFPTRALKTRLTALATAAALTLGVTQPAHALFGVGDIVLDPVNLVQNTMTAARTLEQINNQIRQLQNEAQMLINQARNLASLPFNVVNRLRSTLDTTRQLIAQAQGLAYQVSNLDAEFARLYPEQYAATVSGNQMFQDARQRWKNTLTGLHTAMQMQAQVSQNLSQDEGVLADLVSQSQSATGALQAMQATNQLLALQAKQSIQSQQLMLTQDRAASLELARQAAAIERGREVTRRFIGSGTGYTPQGVSFYGH; this is translated from the coding sequence ATGAGCTTTCAGTTCCCCACCCGCGCCCTCAAGACCCGCCTGACAGCGCTGGCCACCGCCGCCGCGCTGACCCTGGGCGTCACGCAGCCCGCGCACGCACTCTTCGGCGTAGGCGACATCGTGCTGGACCCGGTCAACCTGGTGCAGAACACCATGACCGCCGCGCGCACGCTGGAGCAGATCAACAACCAGATCCGCCAGCTGCAGAACGAGGCGCAGATGCTGATCAACCAGGCGCGCAACCTGGCGAGCCTGCCGTTCAACGTGGTCAACCGCCTGCGGTCGACGCTGGACACGACGCGGCAACTGATTGCCCAGGCCCAGGGCCTGGCCTACCAGGTATCGAACCTCGACGCCGAGTTCGCCCGCCTCTATCCCGAGCAGTACGCCGCCACCGTGAGCGGCAACCAGATGTTCCAGGACGCGCGCCAACGCTGGAAGAACACGCTCACCGGCCTGCACACCGCCATGCAGATGCAGGCTCAGGTGTCGCAGAACCTGAGCCAGGACGAAGGGGTGCTGGCCGACCTGGTCAGCCAGAGCCAGTCGGCCACCGGCGCGCTGCAGGCCATGCAGGCCACCAACCAGCTGCTGGCCCTGCAGGCCAAGCAGTCCATCCAGTCTCAGCAGCTGATGCTGACGCAGGACCGTGCTGCCTCGCTGGAACTGGCCCGGCAGGCCGCGGCCATCGAGCGCGGCCGCGAGGTGACACGCCGCTTCATCGGCAGCGGAACGGGCTACACGCCGCAGGGTGTGAGCTTCTACGGCCACTGA
- a CDS encoding TrbC/VirB2 family protein, with translation MSPSLSLRAVSDLLAKSFTRRLSSASVAGLQRVHRLIQPARQGLLTAAVMLSLAGTAKAAGSSMPWEGPLQSILDSIQGPVARIVAVIIIIATGLALAFGDTSGGFRKLIQIVFGLSIAFAASSFFLSFFSFSGGALV, from the coding sequence ATGAGCCCTTCGCTTTCCCTGCGCGCCGTTTCCGATCTGCTAGCAAAATCCTTCACTCGACGGCTCTCGTCTGCCAGCGTGGCAGGCCTGCAGCGCGTCCACCGGCTGATCCAGCCCGCCCGCCAAGGCCTGCTCACCGCTGCCGTGATGCTGAGCTTGGCCGGCACGGCCAAGGCGGCCGGCTCCAGCATGCCCTGGGAGGGGCCGCTGCAATCAATACTGGACTCGATCCAGGGCCCGGTAGCGCGCATCGTGGCGGTGATCATCATCATCGCCACCGGCTTGGCGCTGGCCTTTGGCGATACCTCGGGGGGCTTTCGCAAGCTGATCCAGATCGTCTTCGGTCTGTCGATCGCCTTTGCGGCCTCATCCTTCTTCCTGAGCTTCTTCAGCTTTTCCGGTGGGGCCTTGGTATGA